A window from Candidatus Micrarchaeia archaeon encodes these proteins:
- a CDS encoding deoxyhypusine synthase family protein, giving the protein MNEDEERKSYLNETIEHIDITKIDAVPLIESYSKMAFQARNLARGAKIYERMLRDEKCGVILTLAGSIFSAGLKKVVYQLVKHNMVDAIVSTGALIVDQDFFESLGFRHYIGTPNVDDNRLRELRIDRIYDTYIDEDELRVCDMTIAK; this is encoded by the coding sequence ATGAACGAAGATGAAGAAAGGAAATCCTATCTCAACGAGACGATAGAGCACATAGACATAACGAAAATAGACGCGGTCCCGCTCATAGAAAGCTACTCGAAAATGGCGTTCCAGGCAAGGAACCTCGCGCGCGGCGCAAAAATATACGAGAGAATGCTTAGGGACGAGAAGTGCGGAGTGATACTCACGCTCGCAGGCTCGATTTTCAGCGCAGGCCTGAAGAAGGTGGTTTACCAGCTCGTGAAGCACAACATGGTGGACGCGATTGTTTCCACTGGCGCGCTCATAGTGGACCAGGACTTTTTCGAATCTCTGGGCTTCAGGCACTACATCGGCACCCCGAACGTTGACGACAACCGGCTCAGGGAGCTTCGCATAGACAGGATATACGACACTTACATAGACGAGGACGAACTGCGCGTGTGCGACATGACGATAGCGAAGAT